Proteins encoded in a region of the Stieleria neptunia genome:
- a CDS encoding peptide ABC transporter substrate-binding protein, translating into MPPEVRRGFVIFAGLFTVVAVIWAARMDHIPPADFSLQNGTDPSTLDPHRATGQPESRIIFELFEGLLRMLPEGDPDPETGLQPLTPQPAMAERYEVSEDGKTYTFTLREGIRWTDGSPVTAHDFAWSWQRMLHPATACEYAYLITEVRLATEYNSSVVNIGDRVEVELWDRPGETPTSEANIQHFPRGTMKYGTLRAIVKPEGPESSADATEEEREQAQLDWEDRWIYEVDVTDPDAAGEREGETTLQRFAVSAEVAAGDESVERMHGVLVDFKHFGGAQAIDDRTFVVHLNNSVPYFLNLAAYYPLFPVNRECVKTHGSPLWTKAENIVSNGPYQLKFRRLRDRVRVEKNPYYWRADSVSFETIDFVSLESQNTAMNMYETGQLQWVYDLPASVLEELRDRDDFHSAPKLSIYFYKLNNDVPPLDDVRVRQALSMAIDRRQIVEQVTKAGEQPAYAVVPPGIAGYKGPEGLKENVEKAQALLAEAGFPGGRGFPKMSLMYNTSERHRPIAEVIQQQLQNNLNIKLELKNMEWGSFIETVQQGKYEIARYGWVGDYPDPNTFLDLWVTGNPQSNTNWSNPEYDRLISAASSELDPKRRMELLRQAETILATEIPIIPIFFYTSAEMAKTNIEGFAPSAQDLHPLSILRYRSDDPSTAPSKD; encoded by the coding sequence GTGCCCCCGGAAGTTCGCCGCGGATTCGTGATCTTTGCGGGCCTGTTCACTGTTGTCGCAGTGATCTGGGCCGCGCGAATGGACCATATTCCTCCGGCCGACTTTTCGCTTCAAAACGGTACCGACCCGAGTACGTTGGACCCCCACCGGGCGACCGGCCAGCCGGAGAGCCGAATCATCTTCGAGCTGTTTGAAGGCTTGTTGAGGATGTTGCCCGAGGGCGATCCCGATCCGGAAACGGGATTGCAGCCGCTGACGCCCCAGCCGGCGATGGCGGAGCGTTATGAGGTTTCCGAAGACGGCAAGACCTACACGTTCACGCTTCGCGAAGGCATCCGTTGGACCGACGGAAGCCCGGTGACCGCCCACGATTTCGCCTGGTCGTGGCAGCGGATGCTGCACCCGGCGACGGCTTGCGAATACGCTTATCTGATCACCGAAGTCCGCTTGGCGACGGAGTACAACAGCTCGGTCGTCAACATCGGTGATCGCGTCGAAGTCGAACTCTGGGATCGGCCCGGTGAGACGCCGACCAGCGAAGCCAACATCCAGCACTTTCCGCGCGGCACGATGAAGTACGGAACGCTGCGGGCGATCGTCAAACCCGAAGGTCCGGAGTCGAGTGCCGACGCGACGGAAGAAGAACGCGAGCAGGCACAGCTCGATTGGGAAGACCGATGGATCTATGAAGTCGACGTGACCGATCCGGACGCAGCTGGCGAGCGTGAAGGCGAGACGACGTTGCAGCGTTTCGCCGTCTCGGCGGAGGTGGCCGCCGGCGACGAATCCGTCGAGCGGATGCACGGGGTGCTGGTCGACTTCAAGCACTTCGGCGGCGCCCAAGCGATCGACGACCGAACCTTCGTCGTTCACCTGAACAATTCGGTGCCGTATTTCTTGAATCTGGCCGCGTACTACCCGCTGTTCCCGGTCAACCGGGAGTGCGTGAAAACCCATGGCAGCCCGCTGTGGACCAAGGCGGAAAACATCGTTTCCAACGGCCCCTACCAATTGAAGTTTCGTCGCCTGCGCGATCGTGTTCGCGTGGAGAAAAACCCGTACTATTGGCGAGCCGACAGCGTCTCCTTTGAAACGATCGACTTCGTGTCGCTGGAAAGCCAAAACACGGCGATGAACATGTACGAGACGGGGCAACTGCAATGGGTCTATGATCTGCCCGCTTCGGTGTTAGAAGAACTGAGGGACCGCGATGATTTCCACAGTGCGCCCAAGCTGTCGATCTATTTCTACAAACTCAACAACGACGTCCCGCCGCTCGATGACGTCCGTGTCCGGCAAGCGCTCAGCATGGCGATCGATCGGCGTCAAATTGTCGAGCAGGTGACCAAGGCGGGAGAGCAACCGGCCTACGCCGTCGTGCCTCCGGGGATCGCCGGTTACAAGGGCCCCGAAGGGCTAAAGGAAAACGTCGAGAAGGCTCAAGCGTTGCTGGCCGAAGCCGGTTTTCCCGGTGGACGCGGTTTCCCCAAGATGTCGCTGATGTACAACACCAGCGAACGCCATCGGCCGATCGCCGAAGTGATCCAACAACAACTGCAGAACAACTTGAACATCAAGTTGGAACTGAAGAACATGGAATGGGGCAGTTTCATTGAGACGGTCCAACAAGGGAAGTACGAAATCGCTCGTTACGGTTGGGTCGGTGACTATCCCGATCCCAACACGTTCTTGGACCTTTGGGTGACCGGCAATCCGCAGAGCAACACCAATTGGAGCAACCCGGAATACGATCGTTTGATCAGTGCCGCCAGCAGCGAGTTGGATCCGAAACGCAGGATGGAATTGCTGCGACAAGCGGAAACGATTTTGGCGACCGAGATTCCGATCATTCCGATCTTCTTTTACACGTCTGCCGAGATGGCCAAAACGAACATCGAAGGGTTCGCGCCGTCTGCCCAGGATTTGCATCCGCTGTCGATTCTGCGTTATCGATCCGACGACCCTTCAACGGCGCCATCGAAGGACTGA
- a CDS encoding ABC transporter ATP-binding protein, producing MVESEPLLKVEDLQVSFKTDESQVRAVRGVSFDVYPGETVGLVGESGSGKSVTNLALMGLVPKPPGRIDGGRVHYQGQDLLKLSDRQMQSIRGRRIAMIFQDPMTALNPLMTVGQQLTEMTRLHLGLGRKEANRQAAEMLELVGISGAEKRLRDYPHQFSGGMRQRVMIAMALSCEPDLLIADEPTTALDVTIQAQILDLLRDLQQRRGTSIIMITHDLGVVAEICHRVLVMYAGRVVEKAEANALFADPKHPYTQGLLRSLPRFDQSADTLEAIPGQPPDLGNLPGGCSFRPRCPLAIDACQSRDPALMNLDGRHEVACLVAQEAVDV from the coding sequence ATGGTTGAATCAGAGCCGCTGCTGAAAGTCGAAGACTTGCAAGTCAGTTTCAAGACGGATGAATCCCAGGTCCGCGCCGTCCGCGGCGTGTCGTTCGACGTCTATCCCGGCGAAACCGTCGGGCTGGTCGGCGAAAGCGGCAGCGGAAAGAGCGTGACGAATCTGGCGTTGATGGGGTTGGTCCCCAAACCGCCGGGCCGCATCGATGGCGGACGCGTCCACTATCAGGGACAAGATCTGCTGAAATTGAGCGATCGACAAATGCAGTCGATCCGTGGTCGTCGCATCGCGATGATCTTTCAAGATCCGATGACGGCGCTCAATCCGTTGATGACCGTCGGGCAGCAATTGACCGAGATGACGCGTTTGCATCTGGGCCTCGGTCGCAAGGAGGCGAATCGTCAAGCGGCCGAGATGTTGGAATTGGTCGGGATCAGCGGCGCCGAAAAGCGGCTTCGCGATTACCCCCACCAATTCAGCGGCGGGATGCGGCAACGTGTGATGATCGCGATGGCCCTGTCCTGCGAACCGGACTTGTTGATCGCCGACGAACCGACGACCGCGCTGGACGTGACGATCCAGGCGCAGATCTTAGATTTGCTCCGCGACCTGCAACAGCGCCGCGGCACCAGCATCATCATGATCACGCATGACCTGGGCGTGGTGGCAGAGATCTGTCATCGGGTGCTGGTGATGTACGCCGGACGTGTCGTCGAAAAAGCTGAGGCCAATGCCTTGTTCGCCGACCCGAAACACCCCTACACGCAGGGCTTGCTGCGCTCGCTGCCACGGTTTGATCAATCGGCTGACACGTTGGAAGCGATACCGGGACAACCGCCCGATTTGGGCAACCTGCCCGGCGGTTGTTCGTTTCGGCCGCGCTGTCCCCTGGCCATTGATGCCTGCCAATCGCGGGATCCCGCATTGATGAACTTGGACGGTCGACATGAAGTTGCGTGCCTGGTCGCGCAGGAGGCTGTTGATGTCTGA
- a CDS encoding protein adenylyltransferase SelO, whose product MSQQKWIEAWETLTFDNRFTRHLPADPDESNQIRQVHGACYSRVVPKTVSAPRLIAHSREIAEQLGITPELLRSQQFADVMGGNAVHPSMDPFAMCYGGHQFGNWAGQLGDGRAINLGEVVDVDGRYQTLQLKGAGPTPYSRFADGLAVLRSSVREFLCSEAMHHLGVPTTRALSLVLTGDAVTRDMFYDGNPKQEPGAIVCRVAPSFVRLGSFQIFASRDDVDTLRRLADFTIRHDFPHLGEPSPEVYAEFFAEVCQRTAELMVHWMRVGFVHGVMNTDNLSILGLTIDYGPYGWLEDYDPGWTPNTTDAQGRRYRYGHQPQVAQWNLAQFAGSLLPLVDHDVDVLQKGLHLYVETFDDGWNSMMSAKLGLDKFRGEADQRLFSGLFDVLQLAETDMTLFYRRLADVPSDSDAESVCDLLRDAYYKPAEINDEVRTATADWFSRYQTRLAGAGVSDEKRRARMNRINPLYVLRNYLAQLAIDRSEQGDHSGIAELLEVLRHPYDEQPGREAYAEKRPEWARHRAGCSMLSCSS is encoded by the coding sequence ATGTCACAACAAAAATGGATCGAGGCCTGGGAGACACTGACTTTTGATAACCGCTTCACCCGGCACTTGCCGGCGGATCCGGACGAGTCCAATCAGATCCGTCAGGTGCACGGGGCGTGTTATTCCCGTGTCGTTCCGAAAACCGTCTCCGCACCACGACTGATCGCTCATTCACGTGAAATCGCCGAGCAGTTGGGGATCACGCCCGAGCTATTGCGGTCGCAGCAATTCGCCGATGTCATGGGTGGCAACGCGGTTCATCCATCGATGGATCCGTTTGCGATGTGTTACGGCGGGCACCAATTCGGAAACTGGGCCGGTCAACTCGGCGACGGACGTGCGATCAATCTTGGCGAAGTCGTCGACGTTGATGGGCGTTATCAAACGTTGCAGCTCAAGGGCGCTGGCCCGACCCCCTACTCCCGATTCGCCGACGGACTGGCGGTGTTGCGCAGCAGCGTTCGTGAATTCCTGTGTAGTGAAGCGATGCACCATTTGGGCGTGCCGACGACACGGGCGCTCAGTCTGGTGCTGACCGGCGACGCCGTGACCCGCGACATGTTTTATGACGGCAATCCCAAGCAGGAGCCTGGGGCGATCGTTTGCCGTGTCGCGCCGTCGTTCGTTCGACTGGGGAGTTTTCAAATCTTCGCCAGCCGCGACGACGTCGACACGCTGCGCCGTCTGGCCGACTTTACGATCCGGCACGACTTTCCCCACCTGGGCGAGCCCTCACCGGAGGTTTATGCCGAGTTCTTTGCCGAGGTCTGTCAGCGGACGGCCGAGTTGATGGTGCACTGGATGCGCGTCGGTTTCGTCCACGGCGTCATGAACACCGACAACCTGTCCATTCTGGGGCTGACGATCGACTACGGCCCCTACGGGTGGCTGGAAGATTACGACCCGGGATGGACGCCGAACACCACCGATGCCCAGGGGCGACGTTATCGTTATGGGCATCAACCCCAGGTCGCCCAGTGGAACTTGGCACAGTTCGCCGGATCGTTGTTGCCGCTGGTCGATCACGATGTCGACGTGCTGCAAAAAGGATTGCATCTGTATGTCGAAACGTTTGACGACGGATGGAATTCGATGATGTCCGCCAAGCTCGGCCTGGACAAGTTTCGCGGCGAAGCGGATCAGCGTCTGTTTTCAGGGTTGTTTGACGTCCTGCAATTGGCCGAGACCGACATGACGCTGTTCTATCGACGGCTGGCCGATGTGCCGAGCGACAGTGATGCCGAATCGGTGTGTGACCTGCTCCGCGATGCGTATTACAAGCCTGCAGAGATCAATGACGAAGTCCGCACGGCGACGGCGGACTGGTTCAGCCGCTACCAAACCCGACTGGCCGGCGCCGGCGTGTCGGATGAAAAGCGACGCGCGCGAATGAACCGCATCAACCCGCTGTATGTGCTCCGCAACTACTTGGCTCAATTGGCGATCGATCGCAGCGAGCAGGGAGACCATTCCGGGATCGCCGAATTGCTGGAGGTGCTTCGCCACCCCTACGATGAACAACCCGGTCGGGAAGCCTATGCCGAAAAACGCCCCGAGTGGGCACGGCACCGCGCGGGGTGTTCGATGTTGTCCTGCAGCTCATGA
- a CDS encoding ABC transporter ATP-binding protein, whose amino-acid sequence MSESNPPSSARAGTPPTAPLLSVQDLRVHFPFSRGTFLSPQRGVIRAVDGLSFDINKGETLALVGESGCGKSTTARAIINLVHPTSGSVRLDGVDITRLGDREMMPYRRVVQMVFQDPFASLNPRMTVGSIIGEPLAVHGLASGKDRKLEVLRLMDLVGLNPRFLNRYPHEFSGGQRQRIGIARALAVQPKLILCDEPVSALDVSIQAQIINLLMDLQQRLGLSYLFIAHDLSVVRHIATRVGVMYLGRLVELGEAESVYSHPTHPYTEALLSAVPVPDPSKAASRQRIRLEGEVPTPDREHVGCSFADRCPLVVDKCRFDRPVHRQIDQATEVHTVACWERG is encoded by the coding sequence ATGTCTGAATCCAACCCACCGTCGTCCGCACGAGCGGGCACACCGCCGACGGCACCGTTGCTGTCCGTCCAAGACCTGCGCGTGCATTTTCCCTTCAGCCGCGGTACGTTCCTCAGTCCCCAACGGGGCGTGATTCGTGCCGTCGACGGATTATCGTTTGACATCAACAAGGGCGAAACGCTGGCGCTGGTGGGCGAATCGGGGTGCGGTAAATCGACCACCGCTCGCGCGATCATCAATCTGGTGCATCCCACCAGCGGCTCGGTGCGACTGGACGGTGTGGACATCACGCGGCTGGGCGACCGCGAAATGATGCCGTATCGGCGCGTGGTGCAAATGGTTTTCCAGGACCCCTTCGCGTCGCTCAATCCACGCATGACCGTCGGCAGCATCATCGGTGAACCGCTGGCGGTGCACGGATTGGCATCGGGCAAAGACCGCAAACTGGAAGTGTTGCGGTTGATGGATTTGGTCGGGCTGAATCCGAGGTTTTTGAATCGTTATCCGCACGAATTTAGCGGCGGCCAGCGACAGCGGATCGGCATCGCCAGGGCCTTGGCAGTTCAGCCGAAGTTGATTTTGTGCGATGAACCGGTCAGTGCGCTCGATGTGTCGATCCAGGCGCAAATCATCAATCTGTTGATGGATCTGCAGCAGCGACTGGGGCTGTCGTACTTGTTCATCGCGCACGATTTGAGCGTGGTCCGGCACATCGCCACGCGCGTCGGCGTGATGTACTTGGGCCGGCTGGTCGAATTGGGTGAGGCCGAATCGGTGTATTCGCATCCGACGCACCCGTACACCGAAGCGTTGTTGTCGGCGGTGCCGGTCCCGGATCCGTCCAAAGCGGCGTCGCGTCAGCGGATTCGTTTGGAAGGCGAGGTCCCGACGCCGGATCGAGAGCACGTGGGGTGTTCCTTTGCCGATCGCTGCCCCCTGGTCGTCGACAAATGCCGATTCGACCGCCCGGTTCATCGGCAGATTGACCAGGCGACCGAAGTCCACACGGTGGCCTGTTGGGAGCGGGGGTAG
- a CDS encoding ABC transporter permease — protein sequence MRNLIGYLLKRAAWMILTLWAVYTVSFILMRSVPGNPFSGERSLPPAIERQLKARYNLDAPPLQQYVDYLVGIVTRFDLGWCMGLEDYSVNQVLAEGFPVSATLAIFALVFAIVLGVTAGVISAVYRRTKADVALMFAAVLGIAIPNFVLASLAILLFVFMIQIFPAGGWGTLQQIALPAFCLGLPVAAYIARLSRTGMLEMLTKDHVRTAIAKGLPHRTVILRHVLPGALLPVVSYLGPAVARVLTGSLVLEKIFALPGMGSHFINAATQRDYTLAMGMVLTYTVILFVMNTLVDLAYAIIDPRVKLQ from the coding sequence ATGCGAAATCTGATTGGCTATCTGCTCAAGCGAGCGGCATGGATGATACTGACGCTGTGGGCCGTCTACACGGTTTCATTCATTTTGATGCGCAGCGTGCCCGGCAACCCGTTCAGCGGCGAGCGGAGTCTGCCCCCGGCGATCGAACGCCAGTTGAAGGCGCGTTACAACTTGGACGCACCGCCGCTACAGCAGTACGTTGATTATCTGGTCGGGATTGTCACGCGATTCGATCTGGGCTGGTGCATGGGGCTGGAAGATTACAGTGTCAATCAGGTTCTGGCCGAAGGGTTTCCGGTGTCGGCAACGCTGGCGATTTTTGCACTCGTGTTTGCGATCGTCCTGGGCGTCACCGCCGGCGTGATCTCGGCGGTCTATCGTCGCACCAAAGCGGATGTGGCGTTGATGTTTGCCGCGGTCTTGGGGATCGCGATTCCGAATTTTGTGTTGGCCAGTCTGGCGATTCTGTTGTTCGTGTTCATGATCCAGATTTTTCCCGCCGGTGGCTGGGGAACGTTGCAGCAGATCGCGTTGCCGGCGTTCTGTTTGGGGCTGCCGGTCGCGGCCTACATCGCCCGGCTCAGCCGTACGGGGATGTTGGAAATGCTGACGAAGGATCATGTGCGAACGGCGATCGCCAAGGGATTGCCGCACCGCACCGTGATCCTGCGACACGTGTTGCCGGGCGCCTTGTTGCCGGTCGTGTCCTATCTCGGCCCCGCCGTCGCTCGGGTGCTGACGGGATCGCTGGTGCTGGAAAAAATCTTTGCCCTGCCGGGGATGGGAAGCCACTTTATCAACGCCGCCACGCAGCGTGATTACACGCTCGCGATGGGCATGGTGCTGACCTACACCGTGATCCTGTTTGTGATGAACACCCTGGTCGACCTCGCCTACGCCATCATCGATCCGAGGGTCAAATTACAGTGA
- a CDS encoding ABC transporter permease: MKSEADRETLERILAESREIRGVSLWQDAWKRLRRNRTAMISLWCLLTLSVLAFLTPVLPLQSPIDKDLDNRKFLPPGFSSVVMGSRPGLKFAGGTLTGELAEFNQSIEQLRAQLASAGPKKRHLIEATIADRIDVEHPFNQMWNELGPVAWWMTEIRIAIFGDYAIPSLFGTDKLGRDLLARVFWGARVSLIVGIVATLVSLIIGVSYGAIAGYFGGNVDAAMMRLVDMLYSIPFIFVVIFLVTFLGEDSVKKKLDSVGIDQITIFYIVIGAIYWLTMSRVVRGQVMSLRHEQFIEAARTVGASSWRIVFRHLVPNVLGVVIVYLTLTIPSVMLFEAFLSFLGLGVSPPDVSWGLLLNDGVEALSIIKVFWWVVVFPGGALAATLFALNFLGDGIRDALDPRMKNRD; the protein is encoded by the coding sequence GTGAAATCGGAAGCGGATCGCGAAACTTTGGAACGTATTCTCGCCGAATCGCGCGAGATCCGTGGCGTGTCGCTTTGGCAGGACGCCTGGAAACGATTGCGACGCAACCGGACCGCGATGATCTCGCTCTGGTGCCTGCTGACGCTCTCGGTGCTGGCGTTTTTGACACCGGTGTTGCCGCTGCAAAGTCCGATCGACAAGGATTTGGACAACCGCAAATTCCTGCCGCCGGGTTTCAGTTCGGTCGTGATGGGCAGTCGTCCCGGATTAAAATTCGCCGGCGGAACACTGACCGGCGAGCTGGCGGAGTTCAATCAATCGATCGAACAGTTGCGTGCCCAGCTTGCTTCGGCGGGTCCCAAAAAACGTCACCTGATCGAAGCGACGATCGCCGATCGCATCGACGTGGAGCATCCCTTCAATCAGATGTGGAACGAACTCGGTCCGGTGGCCTGGTGGATGACGGAGATCCGCATCGCGATTTTTGGCGACTATGCGATCCCCAGCCTGTTCGGCACCGACAAACTCGGACGGGACCTGCTGGCGCGTGTCTTTTGGGGCGCACGGGTTTCCTTGATCGTGGGCATCGTGGCGACGCTGGTCAGTCTGATCATCGGGGTCAGCTATGGTGCGATCGCGGGCTACTTCGGCGGCAACGTCGACGCGGCGATGATGCGATTGGTCGACATGCTGTACTCGATTCCGTTCATCTTCGTCGTCATCTTCCTGGTCACGTTTCTGGGTGAAGACTCGGTCAAGAAAAAACTGGATTCGGTCGGCATCGACCAGATCACGATTTTCTACATCGTGATCGGTGCGATTTATTGGTTAACGATGTCGCGTGTCGTCCGCGGCCAAGTGATGTCGCTGCGTCACGAACAGTTTATCGAAGCGGCGCGGACCGTCGGCGCGTCGTCGTGGCGGATCGTGTTTCGACATCTGGTGCCGAACGTGCTGGGCGTCGTGATCGTTTACCTGACGCTGACGATCCCCAGCGTGATGCTGTTCGAAGCGTTTCTGTCGTTCTTGGGGCTGGGCGTTTCGCCGCCCGACGTGTCCTGGGGACTGCTGCTCAACGACGGCGTGGAAGCGTTGTCGATCATCAAGGTGTTTTGGTGGGTCGTGGTCTTCCCGGGCGGAGCCTTGGCCGCAACCCTCTTTGCACTCAACTTTCTCGGCGACGGCATTCGTGATGCGCTCGATCCGAGGATGAAGAACCGAGATTGA
- a CDS encoding serine/threonine-protein kinase — translation MSDLSAGDEQRLADLLAELTDAICRDQPIDFDRVCRENPDLADELRKLWGAVLVTDTAGVASDQRPATPSGDDGRWRRLKLPTTIGDYELIEEVGRGGMGVVFRSRQISLDREVAVKMILRGRLASDVDLERFLAEAAATARLVHPGIVPVYEVGDIDGRPFFSMQYIKGETLADRTARGPLPQREAARIIADVARAVQFAHDQGFVHRDLKPSNILLTKQGQALITDFGLAKESGTNVNLTRSGMLVGTPAYMSPEQAGGRRELLGPATDIYSLGSMLYFTLTGRPPFVAETPVEMVMLVIEQDPSPPRALRPGLDRDLEMIVIRCLQKPIDLRYATAGDLAKDLDAFLADEIVAARSGRFAQVIARIFRETHHAAVLENWGTLWMWHSLVLLVACYLTWQLEFLGCENRFIYMGVWTVGLGTWAAVFWKLRQRMGPVTFIERQIAHVWGSSMIAIGMLFPIEWLLGLDVLVLSPLLGVISAIVFVVKAGMLTGAFYFQAIALFAASLLMAIAPRWAHLIFGIVSALCFFVPGYQYWRRKQRRI, via the coding sequence GTGAGCGACCTGTCGGCCGGCGACGAGCAGCGGTTGGCGGACCTGTTGGCCGAGTTGACCGACGCGATCTGCCGCGACCAACCGATCGATTTTGATCGCGTCTGTCGCGAGAACCCCGACTTGGCCGACGAACTGCGCAAACTGTGGGGCGCCGTGTTGGTGACCGACACGGCGGGCGTTGCATCCGACCAGCGGCCGGCGACACCGTCCGGTGATGACGGCCGCTGGCGTCGCCTGAAGCTGCCCACCACGATCGGTGACTACGAACTGATCGAAGAAGTCGGTCGTGGCGGCATGGGGGTCGTCTTCCGCTCCCGTCAGATCAGTCTGGACCGCGAAGTCGCGGTCAAGATGATCCTGCGCGGCCGGTTGGCCAGTGACGTCGACCTGGAACGCTTTCTGGCCGAAGCGGCCGCGACGGCGCGATTGGTCCATCCGGGAATCGTCCCCGTCTACGAAGTCGGCGACATCGACGGCCGTCCGTTCTTCAGCATGCAATACATCAAAGGCGAAACGCTCGCCGATCGGACCGCGCGGGGACCGCTTCCGCAGCGTGAAGCGGCCCGAATCATCGCGGACGTCGCCCGTGCCGTGCAATTCGCCCATGACCAAGGATTCGTTCATCGCGATTTAAAACCCAGCAATATTCTGCTCACCAAACAAGGCCAAGCGCTGATCACCGATTTTGGGTTGGCCAAAGAATCGGGCACCAACGTCAATCTGACCCGCAGCGGCATGCTGGTCGGAACGCCCGCCTACATGTCGCCCGAGCAGGCCGGCGGTCGACGCGAGTTGCTCGGACCGGCAACCGACATCTACAGCCTGGGGTCCATGCTGTATTTCACCTTGACCGGCCGACCGCCATTCGTCGCGGAAACGCCTGTCGAGATGGTGATGCTGGTGATCGAACAAGACCCCAGTCCCCCACGGGCACTCCGCCCGGGTCTCGATCGCGACCTGGAAATGATCGTGATTCGCTGTTTGCAAAAACCGATCGATCTGCGTTATGCCACGGCCGGCGACCTGGCGAAGGATCTGGATGCCTTTCTGGCCGATGAAATCGTGGCCGCCCGCAGCGGTCGGTTCGCACAAGTGATCGCCAGGATCTTTCGCGAAACCCACCACGCCGCCGTGCTGGAAAACTGGGGCACGCTCTGGATGTGGCATTCCCTGGTGCTGCTGGTGGCCTGCTACTTGACCTGGCAACTCGAGTTTCTCGGCTGCGAAAATCGCTTCATCTACATGGGCGTTTGGACCGTCGGACTGGGCACCTGGGCGGCGGTGTTTTGGAAACTGCGACAGCGAATGGGGCCGGTGACGTTTATTGAACGCCAGATCGCACACGTCTGGGGCAGCAGCATGATCGCGATCGGCATGCTGTTTCCAATCGAGTGGCTGCTCGGCTTGGACGTGCTCGTGCTCTCGCCGCTGCTGGGCGTGATCAGCGCCATCGTGTTTGTGGTCAAAGCGGGCATGCTGACCGGTGCGTTCTACTTCCAAGCCATCGCCCTGTTCGCCGCGTCGCTGCTGATGGCGATCGCCCCGCGCTGGGCGCACCTGATCTTTGGGATCGTCTCGGCACTCTGTTTCTTCGTCCCCGGTTACCAATACTGGCGGCGAAAGCAGCGGAGGATCTAG